Within the Danaus plexippus chromosome 25, MEX_DaPlex, whole genome shotgun sequence genome, the region attttacattatattttactccAAACTCTAGATCACACTTATTATTTGTGTCAGCTTATATCGAATTTATATTCGTTTTTTACAAAGGCAATGATAACAATGGGTCTTCCTTTTCAATCATCTCACATCATAGAAGatatcgttttaattattagtttatttattacaatcaaaTGACTGCACACTCCTCGTTAAAGTAGACATATCTATTTACACATTTTTGGGATACATTTTTGCGCACAACGTTATATAGTAGCCAGCTTATTTTTGACAGATAATATCTCATTTAGAAGGACCtatgcatttatatttatgatagaaTGTTCGCGAGAATAACAATATCTATATAGTGTGGAAATCTATACCTATCTCTCAGCCATAGCCGCGGTTATTTTCAATAGCTACAATTACAATGGATATACTTTTGTAACACCATGAAGGCCGGATACCATGAAACGGTACATTAAAACGGCGGAAAgagatagatatatttttgtctcacttctatttattgaaataaaaaagtattactgTCAAAATCCTGTCATACGATTGACAGTTCTAGCGTGAGTTATgtccttaattttattgtattgatttaatgtgtaacattttgaaatatattctgatgtttcttatataaattgaagtttcattataacatcacgttatttattaatgttagttaatttaaataaataccataagaaatatatttccaatttgtatttttacataCAGAACAATGTACATAAGGCTGAGTATACATACAATCTAGGTCATATTAAATACACATCTGCGTTAGTTCACTTACtaactgaataataaattataattaattaaaacctctacaaaaatattcttccCTCAAAACGTTTCGTTGTCAAACCACTGCCAAAGTTTCGGTTTGGTGTAATCAAGTTCGTATTCTTCGCATTTGAGACCAGTTATcctgaaaaaaatgtaacatataGAAAACATTGtcataacaaaacatatagCATATTAGTGTTTTTAGGAATTGCAAGAAATTCtcgtcaaataataatttgaagaaaatttctccttcattttttcattcattgcATGGTTGGTGGGATGAACAAAggcaaattacatttaaaattttataaataatttgttggcTTTATCCTTTCATTTATTCTCAAATAGACAAATTGATTTACGAAATGAGTGATTggctaatataaaaaaaaattacaatttgaaGCGACtaagagatataaaaattaaatattacattataacatGAAACAAACTCCTTAATATTTTCTGCATAAAGTATTCaaggttatattataattcgtacaataaataaatacattgcaattaaaataatatttcacacAATCAGTGTAAAGCgttgcatatataaaaatgataagtcCTCATATGCCTCCCTTTCGCTTCCTCGTCTCACCTCGTCCGTCGCACACATTTAACAATGGGATGAGTTTTTCTGAAGCACTGCGGTCCGAGGACGTTGAAGTACGTCAAACCGATCTGAGCTGACACCAGGGAATTCGTCTGGCTAAGACAAGACCGGAATTTTGCGTCACAGCTGCAGTGAGATCTGGAAAAATAAGGCTCTATTAGAATTAAAGCTTAAGTAAGGCTTCAACCTTAGCATGTAACACACCATAAATGGCGTAAAAATTcagtttaattacttaaagaaTAAGTAATATTGATGCGATATAATAACACccagttttttttgtttctattattagatttattatttatttacatattcattTCATCCTTACAAAGTCAGTGACATGGAAAGAGTAAAATTGGTTTGTAAAACCTTATTCTTACTAGTGATACATCCGAAAATAAAGATACTACAGGGCgggatgaaaataaaaaaaaatatttatgcccTAAATTGGACACTGCTaataacgtaatatttaaCCGAGTCAATTCAATGGAGACAAGTAATACAGACGTTTTCTAACTTGTATAAGACgaagagtaaaaaaaaaatagtccaTCGACCTACACTCATCTCATTCATATCGTTAAAACTACCTAATTGTTCAACAATGAATCCAAAATTTCACGTGTAAATGGTTCCTTAACGGTCGTAAATTTACTATGGATGTAAAACAACATAACActgttaagaaatatatcgattaaggaaatattataattctgaaCGCtactaaattgttattaaaacaagcACATTGACATGCTTTTTTACGTAAgttgttatgtaaatatatatgtaggttaCTTATATCTAAATCCACATCTACGTACAAAAATGATAATGATgacgtattttaaattatatagtataaaaaagcGAGGCCTTATGTCGGATTTTTAAAgacaagttaaaaaatatatatatatttttaaacgctGCTCTagagattaattttatcttaaaaaccTAATAGCAATTCTTGTAGTCGAACCttgatatatagatatattgtgtatcagtttttttttggatatattGCAAATTTCTCTTATGCACCAAATTCCTTGCATTCCTTGGTAATACCGGGGGAATTATATTTTGCAGGAATAGAATTCCCCATATACTCGTACCACCAAATtgttatatgtgtataaaaacggcattttatgttaagttaatatatttaatgtcagaCAATCCGTTAGttaaaaatacgtaatatGATACACTTATCTGAATCggagtttaaatttatttctttatggaATACAATCGTCACATAAAACAAACATCTAGGTCATctgaaaaattgtatattttatcagaacaaatattgttatcaaACAAAGCTTTGTATTGAGAgtgacagattttttttcgtttgaattataaatttgagcAATGTTCCTTCCCAACAGTAACGTTCAGAATTGCGAACGAACTTCTTGACCTCTACACCATTATGATTGCAATCAGCGAAAATAAAGAGAAACATTGTGAAGCAACAagttgaacaaaaataaactcaaaACACTACttatactttcatttttatatatctatatatataaaaaaaaaatctaacgtaacacagattataattaatgaattgttATGCATAAAATcgattaatcaatattaagcGTCGTGACGTGAATACTAATTAGTCTATTGAAATACTTTGAACTAgcttttctttgttatttagtTGTAAAAGCATGAcacagtattattattaatgtttagaccattttgattttaacttcctttgtttttaattcttatgaCGTGTTCAATAATAGTTAAGTATATAATCGTCGTTACGCAAGACACACGTAATCTTTGGCCGACATGCTCAAGTAAGAAGAAAGTGATTCTATAGTAAACCAAGTTAAAGGCATTTATATTTGCATATGCGACTATTATACAAATGCATAAGTAATATTCAATTTGGTCTTGAGAAAACGTATTCAAGGTTAGGAGCTCATtataaacagattttatttcacacgatattttgtataaatatttacaataaatatgtatgcgACTTTACAATGTGTAAACCATATTAAAACCGTTTTGAATCTATAAAGAACATAgagaataattacaaaaacaatgcGAACTTATCCACAGATAACATAGTATATgcaaaaaactaaaattcgCGTggtaaatcaaattaatagcTCATTCAAGtttctgaatatttaaaatatattttactaaatttttgttaattaataattgattttgcCTACCATTAAGATGATTTCAGCAAAACTCCATAAAGGAGAAAATATTTCGTGTGCAAGATTGTAGTgatgcataaaaatatacgatataaagtttctataaaaataatctaatagaAACGATACCCAAGTCTTCATTGATAGGAATAAGTTCGTTACTTCATCAACTAATAtagagtataaaattattcacctGGTAAATAATCCGGTGTTTGTCAAACCGAACTTGGTCTCTCCAGCAGCGATATACAGCTTGCAGGCGTCATGTTGGCGGCAGCAGGTGTCGGTGAAGAAAAACAAGCCAAGCTCTCCAGAACGCGCGGAACGTCCGTCGCCACACCACAATGTTCCTAGGAAATTTCTCATCAATATAGCTGTTTGAAttgtttatcttaattaaaattacaataaacaaacaaatccaAATAGATAATATACTAAATAGCATCTTAATAATACTTATCATAGACATTTCGttgttatgagaaataaaaaaaaagttatttcctAATGGCTTTTACAACTACAAACAACTTTGCACTCGCGACACAACCTTGACGTACATGAATAATagtcaaaaaaaatcttgcatCTAAAGAATCATTATTTCAAACTGACAGCAGATTATGCTGGTTATAATgggtttgttttattactgtagttatattacacaaaagaaaataaaatgtctatcGCTACTCCAAAGAAAACTTCAACGAATAATTACTTCATAGTCATCTATAGATATTACTACTGCATCTAACACACTAAGTATTGACAAATACCACAAGAGAGAAACTTAAAGAGTACCTGGATAAATCGCCTGAACCCTGTCCTTAAACACGTCAACCATCGAGTTGGCGACGTTAGCCACGCTGGTCACTCCACTGGCCACGCCGGACGCCAAGCTGCTGACGAAGCCACGATCGCTGTCCAATGAACCTATATCTCGAACTCCTGCCATCAGTTGGCTGAGGGGCTTGCTCAGACCAGACGATATAGTCTTTATAACTCCTCGGGTAAACTGGCCTGGAAATTAAAATGGTTACTTTCTGTACTTCTATACAAAGGATCCGATCGGGCTCGCTCATATATACCACATAATACAGGTAAAAATGATGACAGTGAACTAcctataagtaaataataaacaaacatttcttGTATGGTGGGATTGgaacttcattaaaaaatagctgttgttatttacttacataaattaaaataataatttacaaaaaatatactacaaataaatgtattagaagctaatttttctattttttttcttctgtgTATAGATTATTATCATTAGTTAATTTTGGCATAAAAATGACGTAACAAAAGTTCACGccaattatattacataattaatcattcagaagaatattttgttcatttcacagtttgacataaaattaaaatagtataacattaatattattatcgtttCTGTTAATATTAACTCACCTATGCCTCCATTTTCTTCTCTGCTTCTCAGTTTTTCAGCTTCCAAGGCCTCACTTTGTTTTTGCATACGTTTAAACAGATCATACAATCCTCTTGGGACGACTCTTTCAGCTACACTCTCCACAACACTTTCGACAACACTTCCTGCTAGTccaaaaattaatgatattgcGTCAGTCTTTGGGGCTGGAGTCGGCACTACGTCTTTGGAATCATAATAATCTTCTGGGACCTCTGTGAGTTCTTCTGTGTCTAATTCTGTGAAGATTGGTACATCTTGATCTGTCTCTATACTGTCGTATTCTCTTTTCatagtttcattaattttgttaacgtTTTTATCATcgtcatttatatttgatacttctggttttgataaattttcacTAGCGTTCTTGATATCGAAAACAACCGAACCAGATTCTTGGATTTGTGCTGCTTCTGTCACTAATTgcttattatttgtaacatcTTCACTTGTATCATTTAACATAGATCTTGTGGTCATTTCATAAAACACTGTGCTCGTATTAAAATCCTCTGATATCTCGGTGTAGGAAGGTAATGTTACAGTCtgatttataatgatatcaaCTGTATTTTTCTCGGTTGTTGATAACGGTATAACTGTTAAGTCAGCATCGGTCGTACTTTCCATGATACTTATCAAAGGATTTTCTGTTGTACTCAACAGTTCTAGCGGTATTACACTGAGTTCTGTTGTCTTTTCAATTACTACTGGATCTCGACTCGTAACATCATCAGATACACTTTCTATGTTACCTCCTTGTTTGTATTCTTGTCtttcaacattatatttataggaatCTTTCCTAAAGCTTGACTTCCACGGTTCGTTTTCATACTTTCTGTTGTACTGAACGGAATACTCGTCATCAAAatcgattatattattatcgatGCCGTCCTTCCCGTTATTTCTGTCATTGATTTTCCCAATATCTATAGACTTGCATTGAATTAGTTCGATATAAACACACAATATCACACAACTTTTTGCGatcttcattgttttattaatctgtataacattttcagtccatctgaaataaaacaaaattataactgtCATTGACCTAAATGCTAAATGgagtaatttttctttcataacaCAACGAATATTTATGAAGTGTGTTTAATTAGTagcttttaattcaatttatcttACACGTTCACAAAATAAGCAACTCGTACCTATATATAACTTCGGTATGTCAGTTAAATGATAACCTCAATGTCCCATACTCACAgtcatataacataaattgagtattataaaagaaacgaaatttacatattttcgtAAAACAGTTATTGTTGCATACAATGATAGTTGCAAAATTCTCAAGTAATCTGGGGcatgagaaaatataaataaattagtatacatatacatatataccaatttatttatataaatcttaactATCATCGTATCCTGACTTcacttgatatatttttattgctattagATTTATggtatcaaattatatacaatactcgtaaatataaattactttacgTCTCACGTTAAGTCACAAGCACATTATAAGTCATGGATAGATCAatcaaaaaatgtataatttgttgaatttcaaaagtattttcttaaaacacCATCATTTCATCcacatagtatttttaatgctttaaggatttaattaattcgcAAGGCGCACTCCTTATTTGTCCTTAACAAGTTATCATTGAATAAGGAATGCAGAGTGAAGGGTCTTAGATCCgttctaacatttttatttatcttttaaaaccaTTTAAGATCCAATCTTATAAAGTATCATgacatttatgttatatttgatcattttataaataacacatatgtatgtacatttcaAAAGGACATAGAGTAAGTTAAATCACACaaatttgtttacttattGTGGTATTTAATAACCAGCATCGTCTAAATGTTACGAGAACGGAAAAGTTAGCATAGGAAAGAATAACATTGGATTATTGGTAAAATACGTAacacataacaaaaatataattgattcaATCAATCAAATCCTcgaacatttaaatgtaagttgAACCTTAGCTTGTTTCCTTAAACATGTCGTATTCCACCGCAAGAACTTTCTTAACAAGTCTTAATATTGGCATCGCTATAGTAAATACAATTGACTAATAAATCATAAGTagtaatttacatacatttctagACTCTCCTAACATATTACCCAATTTCTCATGCCTAGTAAATTTCACATCTGATCAGGCCCTTAACGACGATGACGTAACAAGTTACGTCATAAGTCGGATTCTTTTACGGATACCTGTTCTCATAAACCGGCTATCAGATGACCATAAagagttatttataacatatataaacacacacatatatatacatatatttacatatatatatatatatatatatatgtatatgttacacatatatatatatatatatatatatgtatattttaattggctATTAAAAGTTATGTTGTCGCTAATAccatattaatacatatatgtatttatactatgtattaaattttgtccATTTTgtaatcgaaataaaaatctaagtcagctaaaatcaatattcaaaTTGTTCTAACAAACAGTATTTTCTTTGAGATAAAGGATTATGCCTAACAGCAT harbors:
- the LOC116775351 gene encoding uncharacterized protein LOC116775351, producing the protein MKIAKSCVILCVYIELIQCKSIDIGKINDRNNGKDGIDNNIIDFDDEYSVQYNRKYENEPWKSSFRKDSYKYNVERQEYKQGGNIESVSDDVTSRDPVVIEKTTELSVIPLELLSTTENPLISIMESTTDADLTVIPLSTTEKNTVDIIINQTVTLPSYTEISEDFNTSTVFYEMTTRSMLNDTSEDVTNNKQLVTEAAQIQESGSVVFDIKNASENLSKPEVSNINDDDKNVNKINETMKREYDSIETDQDVPIFTELDTEELTEVPEDYYDSKDVVPTPAPKTDAISLIFGLAGSVVESVVESVAERVVPRGLYDLFKRMQKQSEALEAEKLRSREENGGIGQFTRGVIKTISSGLSKPLSQLMAGVRDIGSLDSDRGFVSSLASGVASGVTSVANVANSMVDVFKDRVQAIYPGTLWCGDGRSARSGELGLFFFTDTCCRQHDACKLYIAAGETKFGLTNTGLFTRSHCSCDAKFRSCLSQTNSLVSAQIGLTYFNVLGPQCFRKTHPIVKCVRRTRITGLKCEEYELDYTKPKLWQWFDNETF